In Sandaracinaceae bacterium, one DNA window encodes the following:
- a CDS encoding ABC-2 family transporter protein, which yields MSVARHVRLFGTQLKLSMVVAMQYRWDFIVDGVMSVFWTVTALIPLYLVFQERPVIAGWRYGEALVVVGWFTLLDAVLKGAINPSLTTVIEHIRSGTLDFVLLKPADAQFLVSTARFAPWRALGFVAAGAVFAYAFRQLGEGPSPGALATSAAMLAAGVTVLYSLWIIVVAVAFRAVRIDNLRYLFEAIFDAARWPASVFKGVVSFLFTFIIPLALMTTYPAEALLGRLSPERFVGSLVGAAVFAILARVIWLRSIATYTSASS from the coding sequence GTGAGCGTCGCGCGCCACGTCCGGCTCTTCGGCACGCAGCTGAAGCTGTCGATGGTCGTCGCGATGCAGTACCGCTGGGACTTCATCGTCGACGGGGTGATGAGCGTCTTCTGGACCGTCACCGCGCTCATCCCGCTCTACCTCGTCTTCCAGGAGCGCCCCGTGATCGCGGGCTGGCGCTACGGCGAAGCGCTGGTGGTGGTCGGCTGGTTCACCCTGCTCGACGCCGTGTTGAAGGGGGCCATCAACCCGAGCCTGACCACCGTCATCGAGCACATCCGGAGCGGCACGCTCGACTTCGTCCTGCTCAAGCCCGCCGACGCGCAGTTCCTCGTCAGCACCGCGCGCTTCGCCCCCTGGCGGGCCCTGGGCTTCGTCGCGGCCGGGGCCGTCTTCGCCTACGCCTTCCGCCAGCTCGGGGAGGGGCCGAGCCCGGGCGCGCTCGCCACGTCCGCCGCCATGCTCGCCGCGGGCGTGACGGTGCTCTACTCCCTCTGGATCATCGTCGTCGCGGTCGCCTTCCGCGCCGTCCGCATCGACAACCTCCGCTACCTCTTCGAGGCGATCTTCGACGCCGCGCGCTGGCCCGCGTCGGTCTTCAAGGGCGTCGTGTCGTTCCTCTTCACGTTCATCATCCCGCTCGCCCTGATGACGACGTACCCGGCGGAGGCGCTGCTGGGGCGGCTCAGCCCGGAGCGCTTCGTCGGCAGCCTCGTCGGCGCCGCCGTCTTCGCCATCCTCGCCCGGGTGATCTGGCTCCGCTCCATCGCGACCTACACCTCCGCCAGCTCTTGA
- a CDS encoding PEGA domain-containing protein, translating into MRRAWWSVSMLLWSAAGPLAATAGAQEPPQTVTVSVVSAPRGASVEVLGRGEVGRTPIRRLELPVGEHDFVFTRRGYARQVVHATVTADGQTIGADLQRAGRVVVRADHLPARGASVRVDGMRAGRIPTTIQVAPGRRLIEVDAEGFLTFGRWVDVEESGTVTLHVRLEARPPDVGAVFVTSDVPEAQVEVDDEARGATPLLVEGLTVGEHRVVVRGPDDARHEATVTVRADAREAVHAALLPEPEPPGSVSVATQPEGAQVLMDGEPAGVTPLTLDGLTPGPHRLELSLDGYDAEERVVTVESGGRAEVAVTLSAGTPRPGRIVVTADREDAFVIVDGLSRGRAPLTLERVAPGAHTVRLQAQGAAPFETECVIRFGETCAVEAALRPPAVPLTVSARGGGRLVDGTLSIDGGEPAPLPFEGALEVGEHALEVAAAGFETHRETLTVEAGAAPIELALTLASTDAEATDASAMEAAAMEAGATADAGAAAPREPPAPYDGFVSESAAMPIPAGHAALHVGLGWPFLLGVGLDVGVIAPIDLGFAARTFGRLTEIEARGRLGTEIGDVVGLGLRLALIAGFGPDDVNAFTARLDGRFSLRPAEDVLATIWGGVDFSSDGYPFAENDSTARLPGGDRQDLIRARIGAAVGWRFAVGWSVDLRFEGALASTGGRRRLFGDVLGLGNDDTEVYGTLGVSHHW; encoded by the coding sequence ATGCGACGCGCGTGGTGGTCTGTCTCGATGCTCCTCTGGTCCGCGGCGGGTCCCCTGGCCGCCACGGCCGGTGCGCAGGAGCCGCCGCAGACGGTCACGGTCTCGGTGGTGAGCGCGCCGCGCGGCGCGTCGGTGGAGGTGCTGGGGCGCGGCGAGGTCGGGCGGACGCCGATCCGCCGGCTCGAGCTGCCCGTCGGAGAGCACGACTTCGTCTTCACCCGGCGCGGCTATGCGCGGCAGGTGGTGCACGCGACGGTCACGGCGGACGGCCAGACGATCGGCGCCGATCTGCAGCGGGCGGGGCGCGTGGTGGTCCGCGCCGATCACCTGCCCGCGCGGGGGGCGAGCGTGCGCGTCGACGGCATGCGCGCGGGCCGGATCCCCACGACGATCCAGGTGGCCCCGGGCCGCCGGCTGATCGAGGTGGACGCGGAGGGGTTCTTGACCTTCGGCCGGTGGGTGGACGTCGAGGAGAGCGGCACCGTGACGCTCCACGTGCGCCTCGAGGCGCGGCCGCCGGACGTCGGCGCGGTCTTCGTCACGAGCGACGTGCCCGAGGCCCAGGTCGAGGTCGACGACGAGGCGCGCGGCGCGACGCCGCTGCTCGTGGAGGGCCTGACGGTCGGCGAGCACCGCGTGGTCGTGCGGGGCCCCGACGACGCCCGCCACGAGGCGACGGTGACGGTGCGGGCCGACGCGCGCGAGGCCGTGCACGCCGCGCTCCTCCCGGAGCCCGAGCCGCCGGGCAGCGTCAGCGTGGCCACGCAGCCGGAGGGCGCGCAGGTGCTCATGGACGGCGAGCCGGCGGGGGTGACGCCGCTGACCCTCGACGGGCTGACGCCCGGGCCGCATCGCCTCGAGCTCTCGCTCGACGGCTACGACGCGGAGGAGCGCGTGGTCACGGTCGAGTCGGGCGGCCGGGCCGAGGTGGCGGTGACGCTCTCGGCCGGCACGCCGCGTCCGGGGCGGATCGTGGTGACCGCCGACCGGGAGGACGCCTTCGTGATCGTCGACGGGCTCTCGCGGGGGAGGGCGCCGCTGACCCTCGAGCGCGTGGCGCCGGGCGCGCACACGGTGAGGCTCCAGGCGCAGGGCGCGGCCCCCTTCGAGACGGAGTGTGTGATCCGCTTCGGTGAGACCTGCGCCGTCGAGGCCGCGCTGCGCCCGCCGGCCGTGCCGCTGACGGTCTCGGCCCGAGGCGGCGGCCGGCTCGTCGACGGAACGCTCTCGATCGACGGGGGGGAGCCCGCCCCGCTGCCGTTCGAGGGCGCGCTCGAGGTCGGCGAGCACGCGCTCGAGGTCGCCGCGGCGGGCTTCGAGACCCACCGCGAGACGCTCACGGTGGAGGCGGGGGCGGCGCCCATCGAGCTGGCGCTCACGCTCGCGTCGACGGATGCCGAAGCCACGGATGCATCGGCGATGGAGGCCGCGGCGATGGAGGCAGGCGCGACGGCGGACGCTGGCGCCGCGGCCCCCAGGGAGCCTCCCGCGCCCTACGACGGCTTCGTCTCCGAGAGCGCCGCCATGCCGATCCCGGCTGGTCACGCCGCGCTGCACGTCGGTCTCGGCTGGCCGTTCCTCCTCGGCGTCGGGCTGGACGTCGGCGTCATCGCGCCGATCGACCTCGGCTTCGCCGCGCGCACCTTCGGGCGGCTGACCGAGATCGAGGCGCGCGGGCGGCTCGGGACGGAGATCGGCGACGTGGTCGGGCTCGGCCTGCGGCTCGCCTTGATCGCCGGGTTCGGCCCGGACGACGTCAACGCCTTCACCGCGCGCCTCGACGGGCGCTTCTCGCTGCGTCCAGCCGAGGACGTGCTGGCGACGATCTGGGGTGGGGTCGACTTCTCGAGCGACGGCTACCCGTTCGCGGAGAACGACTCCACCGCGCGCCTCCCGGGCGGCGATCGGCAGGACCTGATCCGCGCGCGGATCGGCGCCGCGGTCGGCTGGCGCTTCGCGGTCGGCTGGTCGGTCGACCTGCGCTTCGAGGGCGCGCTCGCCTCGACGGGCGGGCGGCGGCGCCTCTTCGGCGACGTGCTCGGGCTCGGCAACGACGACACCGAGGTCTACGGGACGCTCGGCGTCTCGCATCACTGGTAG
- a CDS encoding ABC-2 family transporter protein, with the protein MRALRALPTLMRVGVSQAVAYRAEMLVWVLTTTMPLIMLPLWHAVAEEAPIRGFGQSRFTAYFLAAFVVRQVVGAWASWTINYEVRTGALSQRLLRPIHPLWTYATENLASIPMRAAIALPVGLTAFFLTGGAHLVRGAAMWAIVPLALLGAWCITFFAHVTIGALSLWMDQSIKVMDIWSAGFFVFSGYLVPIALFPDWLRAAPEYMPFVYQLGFPVDLLTGALSEGEAWRRLGAQWLWVLGLGGLALLVWKRGLRRYGAFGG; encoded by the coding sequence ATGAGAGCGCTCCGCGCCCTGCCGACGTTGATGCGGGTCGGCGTCTCGCAGGCGGTCGCCTACCGCGCCGAGATGCTGGTCTGGGTGCTGACCACGACCATGCCGCTGATCATGCTGCCCCTCTGGCACGCGGTCGCGGAGGAGGCGCCCATCCGTGGCTTCGGGCAGAGCCGCTTCACCGCGTATTTCCTCGCGGCGTTCGTGGTGCGCCAGGTCGTGGGCGCGTGGGCGAGCTGGACGATCAACTACGAGGTGCGCACGGGCGCGCTGAGCCAGCGTCTGCTCCGACCCATCCATCCCTTGTGGACCTACGCGACCGAGAACCTCGCCTCGATCCCCATGCGCGCCGCCATCGCGCTCCCCGTGGGGCTGACCGCGTTCTTCCTGACGGGCGGCGCGCACCTCGTCCGCGGCGCCGCGATGTGGGCCATCGTGCCGCTCGCGCTCCTCGGCGCGTGGTGCATCACCTTCTTCGCGCACGTCACGATCGGCGCGCTGAGCCTCTGGATGGATCAGAGCATCAAGGTGATGGACATCTGGAGCGCCGGCTTCTTCGTCTTCAGCGGCTACCTCGTGCCCATCGCGCTCTTCCCGGACTGGCTGCGCGCGGCGCCGGAGTACATGCCCTTCGTCTACCAGCTGGGCTTCCCGGTCGATCTCCTGACCGGGGCGCTCTCGGAGGGCGAGGCCTGGCGGCGCCTCGGCGCGCAGTGGCTCTGGGTGCTCGGCCTCGGGGGGCTCGCGCTCCTCGTCTGGAAGCGCGGCTTGCGTCGCTACGGAGCCTTCGGCGGGTGA
- a CDS encoding ATP-binding cassette domain-containing protein — protein sequence MSPQIRVTDLKKHFRVHERAPGLAASLRSLFSRTHRTVRAVDGVSFEIAAGERVGFLGPNGAGKTTTLKMLSGLLHPTEGAVEVDGHVPQRREAAFLEKIMLVMGQKQQLIWDLPPADTFDLNRAIYEVPRAQFEETVRELTELLDLGDLVRKPTRELSLGERMKCELVAALVHRPRVLFLDEPTIGLDVSTQVVVREFIREYNLRHDATLILTSHYMDDVAALCPRVIVIDKGQLSYDGGLEALVMQVRPEKRLRLRLHAAAAEEEVEALGQIIEREEREIVVQVAQEALAGAVSRALERLPVTDFTVTAAPLEEVMSELFARSREARERSE from the coding sequence GTGAGCCCGCAGATCCGCGTGACCGATCTGAAGAAGCACTTCCGCGTGCACGAGCGCGCGCCCGGGCTGGCCGCGTCGCTGCGCTCTCTCTTCTCGCGCACCCACCGCACGGTGCGCGCGGTCGACGGCGTGAGCTTCGAGATCGCGGCGGGGGAGCGGGTGGGCTTCCTCGGGCCGAACGGCGCGGGCAAGACCACCACGCTGAAGATGCTCTCCGGTCTCCTCCACCCGACCGAAGGGGCGGTGGAGGTCGACGGGCACGTGCCGCAGCGCCGGGAGGCCGCCTTCCTCGAGAAGATCATGCTCGTGATGGGCCAGAAGCAGCAGCTCATCTGGGACCTGCCACCCGCGGACACCTTCGATCTCAACCGCGCCATCTACGAGGTCCCGCGGGCGCAGTTCGAGGAGACGGTGCGCGAGCTGACGGAGCTGCTCGATCTGGGCGACCTGGTCCGCAAACCGACCCGCGAGCTGAGCCTCGGAGAGCGTATGAAGTGCGAGCTCGTCGCGGCGCTCGTGCACCGCCCGCGCGTGCTCTTCCTCGACGAGCCGACCATCGGCCTCGACGTCTCGACGCAGGTCGTCGTGCGTGAGTTCATCCGGGAGTACAACCTCCGGCACGACGCGACGCTCATCCTGACGAGCCACTACATGGACGACGTGGCGGCGCTCTGCCCCCGCGTGATCGTCATCGACAAGGGGCAGCTCTCCTACGACGGCGGCCTCGAGGCGCTCGTCATGCAGGTGCGGCCCGAGAAGCGCCTCCGGCTCCGGCTCCACGCGGCGGCGGCGGAGGAGGAGGTCGAGGCGCTGGGTCAGATCATCGAGCGCGAGGAGCGCGAGATCGTCGTGCAGGTGGCCCAGGAGGCGCTGGCGGGCGCGGTGTCGCGCGCGCTCGAGCGGCTCCCGGTCACCGACTTCACGGTCACGGCGGCGCCGCTCGAGGAGGTCATGAGCGAGCTCTTCGCGCGCAGCCGCGAGGCCCGGGAGCGCTCCGAGTGA
- a CDS encoding aldehyde dehydrogenase family protein, which translates to MNEHPRAARASALLARMGITDLEGGVRTPEGWRAGGGAPIDSHDPTEGATLATVRGADEADYEAAMAGARSRFEEWRMRPAPARGEVVRKLGELLRAHKEPLGELVSLEMGKIRSEGLGEVQEMIDICDFAVGLSRQLYGLTIASERPRHRMMEQWHPLGPVGVITAFNFPVAVWAWNAAIAAVCGDTVIWKPSERTPLCSIAVQHLCDQAMDAHDAQGVWSLVSGGAELGQRMAQDARLPLVSFTGSIPVGKQVAGVVAGRLGRPLLELGGNNAIVVMADADLDLAVRAITFGAVGTAGQRCTSTRRVFAQKPVAEELVRRLVAAYESVNIGDPLEEGVLMGPLSCEAAVARFESALVQAKEQGGEIITGGARLERAGHFVQPTVVKAPAQADFAIAWDETFAPILYVFEVEDLDEAMAAHNAVKQGLSSAIFTESMRNAERFLSPMGSDCGIANVNIGTSGAEIGGAFGGEKETGGGREAGSDAWKAYMRRQTCTVNWGGELPLAQGVEFV; encoded by the coding sequence GAGCGCCCTCCTGGCCCGCATGGGCATCACCGATCTCGAGGGCGGCGTCCGCACCCCGGAGGGCTGGCGAGCGGGAGGCGGCGCGCCGATCGACAGCCACGATCCGACCGAAGGCGCGACGCTGGCCACCGTGCGCGGCGCGGACGAAGCCGACTACGAGGCCGCGATGGCGGGCGCCCGCTCGCGCTTCGAGGAGTGGCGCATGCGGCCCGCGCCGGCCCGCGGCGAGGTCGTGCGCAAGCTCGGGGAGCTGCTGCGCGCCCACAAGGAGCCGCTCGGAGAGCTGGTCTCGCTCGAGATGGGCAAGATCCGCAGCGAGGGGCTCGGCGAGGTCCAGGAGATGATCGACATCTGCGACTTCGCGGTCGGTCTCAGCCGACAGCTCTACGGTCTGACCATCGCGTCGGAGCGGCCCCGCCACCGGATGATGGAGCAGTGGCACCCGCTCGGCCCCGTCGGCGTCATCACCGCCTTCAACTTCCCGGTCGCGGTCTGGGCGTGGAACGCGGCCATCGCGGCGGTCTGCGGAGACACGGTGATCTGGAAGCCGTCCGAGCGCACCCCGCTCTGCTCCATCGCGGTGCAGCACCTGTGCGACCAGGCGATGGACGCGCACGACGCGCAGGGCGTCTGGAGCCTGGTCAGCGGCGGCGCGGAGCTCGGGCAGCGCATGGCGCAGGACGCGCGGCTGCCGCTGGTCTCGTTCACGGGGTCGATCCCCGTCGGCAAGCAGGTCGCGGGCGTGGTGGCGGGGCGGCTCGGCCGGCCGCTGCTCGAGCTGGGCGGCAACAACGCGATCGTCGTGATGGCGGACGCGGACCTCGACCTCGCGGTCCGGGCGATCACCTTCGGCGCGGTCGGCACCGCGGGCCAGCGCTGCACGAGCACGCGCCGCGTCTTCGCGCAGAAGCCCGTGGCCGAGGAGCTGGTCCGTCGGCTCGTCGCCGCGTACGAGAGCGTGAACATCGGCGACCCGCTCGAGGAGGGCGTGCTGATGGGGCCGCTCTCTTGCGAGGCCGCGGTGGCCAGGTTCGAGTCCGCGCTCGTCCAGGCGAAGGAGCAGGGCGGCGAGATCATCACGGGCGGCGCGCGCCTCGAGCGCGCGGGTCACTTCGTGCAGCCGACCGTCGTGAAGGCGCCCGCGCAGGCCGACTTCGCGATCGCGTGGGACGAGACCTTCGCGCCGATCCTCTACGTCTTCGAGGTCGAGGATCTCGACGAGGCGATGGCCGCGCACAACGCGGTGAAGCAGGGCCTCTCGAGCGCCATCTTCACCGAGTCCATGCGCAACGCGGAGCGCTTCCTGAGCCCGATGGGCTCCGACTGCGGCATCGCCAACGTGAACATCGGGACGAGCGGCGCGGAGATCGGCGGCGCGTTCGGCGGCGAGAAGGAGACCGGCGGCGGGCGTGAGGCGGGCTCGGACGCGTGGAAGGCCTACATGCGCAGGCAGACTTGCACGGTGAACTGGGGCGGCGAGCTGCCCCTCGCCCAGGGCGTCGAGTTCGTCTGA
- a CDS encoding ankyrin repeat domain-containing protein, which yields MPSSAAPVAASSRPERTPLFEAAARGQLDRVRALLAEGASPDEAVRHGLTPLIISGYAGHVAVVRALLEAGADPNLPNDDGEHALITCAASPAANEIVPILLQAGAAHGHVDQHGRQALAVQAQEGHHGAVTALLHAGADVHHVDGAGQTALHSAAMRGDARVVGALLAAGARPDLANRYSARPLALAAARGHGEVVQALLDAGVSLEGETESQLTALGHAVVGGHLEVVRLLADRDPTLRAGRAGAGLGLAAAAGHADVVSLLLEREAAPDGLDERGLSALMWAAVRGHLDAATRLLDGGATPDLQGPDGVSALLLGAHAGQTEIVTLLLDRGAALEQTNPQGGTALRAAAEQGHLETVRLLLARGASRHATDTYGLRPIDYARQNQHTWVVRALSLP from the coding sequence GTGCCCTCCTCCGCGGCGCCCGTCGCCGCCAGCTCGCGTCCCGAGCGTACGCCGCTCTTCGAGGCGGCCGCGCGGGGCCAGCTGGACCGGGTCCGCGCGCTCCTGGCCGAAGGGGCGTCGCCGGACGAGGCCGTCCGGCACGGGCTCACGCCGCTCATCATCTCCGGGTACGCGGGCCACGTCGCGGTCGTGCGTGCGCTCCTCGAGGCGGGCGCCGACCCCAACCTGCCGAACGACGATGGAGAGCACGCGCTGATCACCTGCGCCGCCAGCCCGGCGGCCAACGAGATCGTGCCAATCCTCCTGCAGGCCGGCGCCGCCCACGGTCACGTGGACCAGCACGGCCGCCAGGCCCTCGCCGTCCAGGCGCAGGAGGGCCACCACGGGGCGGTCACGGCGTTGCTGCACGCGGGGGCGGACGTCCACCACGTCGATGGAGCCGGCCAGACCGCGCTCCACTCCGCGGCCATGCGTGGAGACGCGCGGGTCGTCGGCGCGCTGCTCGCGGCGGGCGCGCGCCCCGACCTGGCGAACCGTTACTCGGCCAGGCCGCTCGCCCTGGCCGCGGCCCGCGGGCATGGCGAGGTGGTCCAGGCGCTCCTCGACGCGGGGGTCAGCCTCGAGGGGGAGACCGAGTCGCAGCTCACCGCGCTCGGCCACGCCGTGGTCGGCGGTCACCTCGAGGTCGTGCGTCTGCTCGCCGACCGCGACCCCACGCTGCGGGCGGGGCGCGCCGGCGCAGGTCTGGGCCTCGCAGCCGCGGCGGGTCACGCAGACGTCGTGTCGCTGCTCCTCGAGCGCGAGGCGGCCCCGGACGGGCTGGACGAGCGCGGGTTGAGCGCGCTGATGTGGGCCGCGGTTCGCGGCCACCTCGACGCCGCGACGCGGCTCCTCGACGGCGGGGCCACGCCCGATCTGCAGGGCCCCGACGGGGTCAGCGCGCTCTTGCTCGGCGCGCACGCGGGCCAGACCGAGATCGTGACCCTCCTGCTCGACCGCGGCGCGGCGCTCGAGCAGACCAACCCCCAGGGGGGCACGGCGCTGCGCGCGGCGGCCGAGCAGGGGCACCTGGAGACGGTTCGCCTCCTGCTCGCGCGCGGCGCGAGCCGACACGCGACCGACACCTACGGGCTCCGGCCGATCGACTATGCGCGGCAAAACCAGCACACCTGGGTCGTGCGCGCGCTGTCGTTGCCCTGA
- a CDS encoding DUF1015 family protein has protein sequence MVSTRGLVGLRPTPDAVARVTSPPYDVIKEGSPLYHRLAGERDSLFHVILGDAPVDALNGLEARGALIRDDTPCFYVYEQSWAGGERTGVFLAAEVTDYDRGQIIRHEKTFDDKVRGRVALAEATGFTTEPIFLLTQAELGPTLSQAKAAAPLYELTSDLGPGTDLDGLYSRVWRVPEESDVGEALRARLAPHPLYIADGHHRYHAALRGGLEHVLAYVTEEARILAYDRVIEPVIPFAEARAALALTPAARFETPPKHSFCLYTREGCWTMKAREVPDDVVARLDCAILERELYPHLGLSHAHVVDPARFDYYPESALEEMKARVDEGAYGLAVALHPVSLEELMAVADAGLSDPEIVMPEKSTFFSPKILSGLILHRHGASNR, from the coding sequence ATGGTCAGCACTCGAGGACTCGTCGGGCTGCGCCCCACCCCCGACGCCGTCGCGCGCGTCACCTCGCCGCCGTACGACGTCATCAAGGAGGGCAGCCCCCTCTACCACCGGCTCGCCGGCGAGCGCGACTCGCTCTTCCACGTGATCCTGGGAGACGCGCCCGTCGACGCCTTGAACGGGCTGGAGGCGCGCGGCGCGCTGATCCGCGACGACACCCCCTGCTTCTACGTCTACGAGCAGTCGTGGGCGGGCGGAGAGCGGACCGGCGTGTTCCTCGCGGCCGAGGTCACCGACTACGACCGAGGCCAGATCATCCGGCACGAGAAGACCTTCGACGACAAGGTGCGCGGCCGGGTCGCGCTCGCGGAGGCGACCGGCTTCACGACCGAGCCGATCTTCCTGCTCACTCAGGCCGAGCTCGGCCCGACGCTCTCACAGGCCAAGGCGGCGGCGCCGCTCTACGAGCTGACGAGCGACCTGGGCCCGGGCACGGACCTCGACGGGCTCTACAGCCGGGTCTGGCGCGTGCCGGAGGAGAGCGACGTCGGCGAGGCCCTCCGCGCGCGGCTCGCGCCCCACCCGCTCTACATCGCCGATGGGCATCATCGCTATCACGCGGCTCTGCGCGGCGGGCTCGAGCACGTGCTGGCCTACGTCACCGAGGAGGCGCGCATCCTCGCCTACGACCGCGTCATCGAGCCGGTGATCCCGTTCGCCGAGGCGCGGGCGGCGCTCGCGCTGACGCCCGCGGCCCGCTTCGAGACGCCGCCGAAGCACAGCTTCTGCCTCTACACGCGAGAGGGCTGCTGGACGATGAAGGCGCGCGAGGTCCCGGACGACGTGGTGGCGCGGCTCGACTGCGCGATCCTCGAGCGCGAGCTCTACCCGCACCTGGGGCTCAGCCACGCGCACGTCGTCGACCCCGCGCGCTTCGACTATTACCCCGAGAGCGCGCTCGAGGAGATGAAGGCGCGCGTCGACGAGGGCGCCTACGGGCTGGCGGTCGCGCTCCACCCGGTGAGCCTCGAGGAGCTGATGGCGGTGGCGGACGCGGGCCTGTCGGACCCGGAGATCGTCATGCCGGAGAAGAGCACGTTCTTCAGCCCGAAGATCCTCAGCGGGCTGATCCTGCACCGACACGGCGCCTCGAATCGCTGA
- a CDS encoding serine/threonine-protein kinase has protein sequence MFEEDEHTMMVPAFAEGSFFADRYRLDSLIGSGAMGRVYEAVELHSSRRVALKVLHRERLGEPDTVERFEREAEVLASIGHPCIVEIFTFHRTSDGTPYLAMELLEGLTLKTRLQNGGRFEDPKDFQEILDGLAGALSAAHARGVVHRDLKPDNVFLLATGEPRAKLVDFGLSRMAKADKSITQSGMILGTPRYMAPEQIQDASSAGPAGDLYSMGALIHEALTGQSPYPAQDYGQLLGCVLENRITPLEDVRPELGPALGPVIRKAMARQPGDRYATADDLADAYAAAIGVPSRRAEIAARHQKRAARPRRHSGQSIDVASKSSTLAFDASAARAALADAERQMRPEVSLPQASDRAFAAQDGSTEPMRDAEPSSASRPSFPSTRASFEPEELPPFPSAQASPAPSPAQSTPPPSAPASQAPPPSAAAQPPSPLKGSTMLISDAAIASLPAPPLAHTPPAASFSTRAPATAPKKKRGCGVAIFLVALLVVVVLSALAGFALRAYLRGELVLPGG, from the coding sequence GTGTTCGAGGAGGACGAGCACACGATGATGGTGCCCGCCTTCGCGGAGGGCTCCTTCTTCGCCGACCGGTACCGCCTCGACTCGTTGATCGGGTCCGGGGCCATGGGACGGGTGTATGAAGCGGTCGAGCTGCACTCGTCGCGTCGCGTCGCGCTGAAGGTCCTCCACCGCGAGCGCCTCGGTGAGCCCGACACCGTGGAGCGCTTCGAGCGAGAGGCGGAGGTGCTCGCCTCCATCGGCCACCCGTGCATCGTCGAGATCTTCACCTTCCACCGCACGAGCGACGGGACGCCCTACCTCGCGATGGAGCTGCTCGAGGGCCTGACGCTGAAGACGCGGCTGCAGAACGGTGGGCGCTTCGAGGATCCGAAGGACTTCCAGGAGATCCTCGACGGCCTGGCCGGGGCGCTCAGCGCGGCGCACGCGCGCGGCGTGGTCCACCGCGACCTCAAGCCAGACAACGTGTTTCTCCTCGCTACGGGCGAGCCGCGGGCCAAGCTCGTCGACTTCGGGCTGTCGCGCATGGCCAAGGCCGACAAGTCGATCACGCAGTCGGGCATGATCCTCGGCACGCCGCGTTACATGGCGCCCGAGCAGATCCAGGACGCCTCGAGCGCGGGGCCGGCCGGCGACCTCTACTCGATGGGGGCGCTGATCCACGAGGCGCTCACGGGGCAGTCCCCGTACCCGGCGCAGGACTACGGGCAGCTCCTCGGGTGCGTGCTCGAGAACCGCATCACGCCCCTCGAGGACGTGCGCCCGGAGCTCGGCCCGGCGCTGGGGCCGGTGATCCGCAAGGCGATGGCGCGCCAGCCCGGCGATCGCTACGCGACGGCGGACGACCTCGCGGACGCCTACGCGGCGGCGATCGGGGTGCCCTCGCGGCGGGCGGAGATCGCGGCGCGCCATCAGAAGCGGGCGGCGCGCCCGCGGCGCCACAGCGGCCAGTCCATCGACGTGGCCAGCAAGAGCTCGACCCTCGCGTTCGACGCGTCGGCGGCCCGGGCCGCGCTCGCGGACGCCGAGCGACAGATGCGGCCCGAGGTCAGCCTGCCGCAGGCTTCGGACCGCGCGTTCGCGGCCCAGGACGGCTCGACGGAGCCGATGCGCGACGCGGAGCCGTCGTCGGCTTCGAGGCCCTCGTTCCCCTCCACGCGGGCGTCGTTCGAGCCGGAGGAGCTGCCGCCGTTCCCGAGCGCGCAGGCCTCGCCCGCCCCGTCTCCGGCGCAGTCCACGCCGCCGCCGAGCGCGCCCGCCTCTCAGGCGCCTCCGCCGAGCGCCGCCGCGCAGCCCCCGTCGCCGCTGAAGGGCAGCACGATGTTGATCAGCGACGCCGCCATCGCGTCTCTGCCCGCGCCGCCGCTCGCGCACACGCCGCCCGCGGCCAGCTTCTCGACCCGCGCGCCCGCGACCGCGCCGAAGAAGAAGCGCGGCTGCGGCGTCGCGATCTTCCTCGTCGCGCTCCTGGTCGTCGTGGTCCTCAGCGCGCTCGCGGGCTTCGCGCTGCGCGCCTACCTCCGCGGCGAGCTCGTCCTCCCGGGCGGGTAG